Proteins from a single region of Haloplanus sp. GDY1:
- the cca gene encoding CCA tRNA nucleotidyltransferase yields MSDFEGVLARVADRVTPDSAERERLRAAVDDLTDRVRDAAADLPVETRVVQVGSTARGTWLADDRDIDLFVCFPPDLDRAELERYGLAVGRAALPDGREEYAEHPYVTGEVRGFDVDLVPCYDVADAAAIQSAVDRTPFHDAYLRERLDDDLTRDVRLFKAFLTGIGAYGSDLRTRGFSGYLSELLVLEYGGFVPLVRAAADWHPPVRLDPEDHGTATFDDPLVVIDPTDPERNVAAVCSSENVARLQHYARDLLSDPREDPFVPSEPAPVDPADVRAHLDRRGTTPVAVVFETPDLVDDQLYPQLRKSLGGIAGELDRRGFAPVRSATFAAGRAVLLVELAVDELPSVQRHGGPPVHVREHATGFYEAYADADVYGPFLDGDRYVVERDREFTTPRALLGGDAIFDVALGAHVETALAEGYDLLVDDAVADLADEFGVELARYFAPEP; encoded by the coding sequence ATGAGCGACTTCGAGGGAGTGCTCGCGCGGGTGGCCGACCGCGTGACGCCCGATTCCGCCGAACGGGAGCGGCTCCGGGCGGCCGTCGACGACCTGACCGACCGGGTTCGGGACGCCGCCGCCGACCTCCCGGTCGAGACGCGCGTCGTCCAGGTCGGCTCGACCGCCCGCGGCACGTGGCTGGCCGACGACCGCGACATCGACCTCTTCGTCTGCTTCCCGCCGGATCTCGACCGCGCCGAACTGGAGCGATACGGCCTCGCGGTCGGCCGCGCGGCCCTCCCCGACGGCCGCGAGGAGTACGCCGAACACCCCTACGTCACCGGCGAGGTCCGCGGCTTCGACGTCGACCTCGTCCCCTGTTACGACGTCGCCGACGCGGCGGCGATCCAGTCGGCGGTCGACCGCACCCCCTTCCACGACGCCTACCTGCGCGAGCGTCTCGACGACGACCTGACGCGCGACGTGCGCCTGTTCAAGGCCTTTCTCACCGGGATCGGCGCCTACGGGAGCGACCTCCGGACCCGCGGGTTCTCGGGCTATCTCTCCGAACTCCTCGTCCTCGAGTACGGCGGGTTCGTCCCGCTCGTTCGCGCCGCCGCCGACTGGCATCCGCCCGTCCGCCTCGACCCCGAGGACCACGGGACCGCGACGTTCGACGACCCGCTCGTCGTGATCGACCCCACCGATCCGGAGCGCAACGTCGCCGCCGTCTGCTCGTCGGAGAACGTGGCCCGCCTCCAGCATTACGCCCGTGACCTGCTCTCGGATCCCCGAGAGGACCCGTTCGTCCCCTCGGAGCCCGCCCCCGTCGACCCGGCCGACGTCCGCGCCCACCTCGACCGCCGGGGCACCACCCCGGTGGCCGTCGTCTTCGAGACGCCCGACCTCGTCGACGACCAGCTCTACCCACAGCTGCGCAAATCGCTCGGCGGGATCGCGGGCGAACTCGACCGCCGGGGGTTCGCCCCCGTTCGCTCGGCCACCTTCGCCGCCGGTCGGGCCGTCCTCCTCGTCGAACTCGCCGTCGACGAACTCCCGAGCGTCCAGCGACACGGCGGCCCCCCGGTTCACGTCCGCGAGCACGCGACCGGGTTCTACGAGGCCTACGCCGACGCCGACGTGTACGGCCCCTTCCTCGACGGGGATCGCTACGTCGTCGAACGCGACCGCGAGTTCACGACGCCCCGTGCCCTGCTCGGCGGCGACGCCATCTTCGACGTGGCGCTCGGCGCCCACGTGGAGACGGCACTGGCGGAGGGCTACGACCTGCTCGTCGACGACGCGGTGGCCGACCTGGCCGACGAGTTCGGCGTCGAACTCGCCCGCTACTTCGCCCCCGAACCCTAG
- a CDS encoding histone deacetylase family protein yields the protein MQFGYTEACMGHDTGDRHPETADRLRAIRQQLARRHGVEYVDADPAAVEAVTAVHDAGYVDDLREFCADGGGNWDPDTVASAGTWEAALASAGLAQWAAERALAGDDGRETPFSLGRPPGHHAVVDDAMGFCFFNNAAVAAQSVVDDGAAERVAIFDWDVHHGNGTQDIFYDRGDVFYASIHERGLFPGTGDVDETGSGDGEGTTFNVPLSAGAGDADYLLAWEATAAAIERFDPDLLLVSAGFDAHRHDPISRMQVSTEGYGRLTDAVRTTADETGAGLGFVLEGGYGLDTLSESIATVHETFDGRSPVEDDGDPNDATRELLDEVRAAHGL from the coding sequence ATGCAGTTCGGCTACACCGAAGCCTGCATGGGGCACGACACCGGGGATCGGCATCCGGAGACCGCCGACCGACTGCGGGCGATCCGCCAGCAACTCGCCCGGCGCCACGGCGTCGAGTACGTGGACGCCGATCCCGCGGCCGTCGAGGCCGTCACCGCCGTCCACGACGCCGGCTACGTGGACGATCTCCGGGAGTTCTGTGCGGACGGCGGCGGCAACTGGGACCCCGACACCGTCGCCTCGGCGGGCACCTGGGAGGCCGCGCTGGCGAGTGCGGGCCTCGCCCAGTGGGCCGCGGAGCGGGCGCTCGCGGGCGACGACGGGCGGGAGACGCCCTTCTCGCTCGGTCGCCCGCCGGGTCACCACGCCGTCGTCGACGACGCCATGGGGTTCTGTTTCTTCAACAACGCCGCCGTCGCCGCCCAGTCGGTCGTCGACGACGGGGCGGCCGAGCGGGTCGCGATCTTCGACTGGGACGTCCACCACGGCAACGGCACGCAGGACATCTTCTACGACCGCGGCGACGTGTTCTACGCCTCGATTCACGAGCGGGGGCTGTTCCCCGGAACCGGCGACGTCGACGAGACTGGATCGGGCGACGGCGAGGGGACGACGTTCAACGTGCCGCTCTCGGCGGGCGCCGGCGACGCCGACTACCTGCTGGCGTGGGAGGCGACGGCGGCCGCGATCGAGCGGTTCGATCCGGACCTCCTGCTCGTCAGCGCGGGGTTCGACGCACACCGCCACGACCCCATCTCGCGGATGCAGGTGTCGACGGAGGGGTACGGCCGCCTCACCGACGCGGTGCGGACGACGGCCGACGAGACCGGCGCCGGCCTCGGGTTCGTGCTGGAGGGAGGGTACGGCCTCGATACGCTCTCGGAGAGCATCGCGACCGTCCACGAGACGTTCGACGGCCGATCGCCGGTCGAGGACGACGGCGACCCGAACGACGCCACCCGCGAGCTACTGGACGAGGTGCGGGCGGCCCACGGTCTCTAG
- a CDS encoding histone family protein encodes MSVELPFAPVDTIIRRNAGDLRVSAGAAEELARRIQSHGADLAVDAAERATADGRKTLMAADFGVEQVVDRGSLELPVAPVDRIARLEIDGRYRVSMNARIALADILEDYADNVAAAAATLADHADRRTIQAEDIETYFALFE; translated from the coding sequence ATGAGCGTCGAGTTACCGTTCGCCCCGGTGGACACGATCATCCGGCGGAACGCGGGCGACCTCCGGGTGAGTGCGGGTGCGGCGGAGGAACTCGCCAGACGCATCCAGTCCCACGGGGCGGACCTCGCCGTCGACGCGGCCGAGCGGGCGACGGCGGACGGGCGAAAGACCCTGATGGCCGCCGACTTCGGCGTGGAACAGGTGGTCGACAGGGGGTCGCTCGAACTGCCGGTGGCGCCGGTCGACCGCATCGCTCGCCTCGAAATCGACGGGCGCTATCGCGTGTCGATGAACGCGCGGATCGCGCTCGCCGACATCCTGGAGGATTACGCGGACAACGTCGCGGCGGCGGCGGCGACGCTCGCGGACCACGCCGACCGACGCACCATCCAGGCGGAGGACATCGAGACGTACTTCGCCCTCTTCGAATAG
- a CDS encoding single-stranded DNA binding protein yields MGVIEDVYEDLDTDVEFEEFEAAVHDKVEQMGGLADEETAAMLIAHELEDEEVSGVADIDPGMDEVKFLAKVVGIGDLRTFERESDGDDDEEADEGRVVNVDVADDTGQVRVSFWDRMAQSVADGELEVGDVLRIKGRPQEGYSGVEVSVDQAEVDEDAEVDVQIQDTYRIEDLSLGLSDVTLQGLVLATDTVRTFDRDDGSEGRVANLTLGDETGRVRVTLWDERADRAEELDAGTSVEVVDGYVRERDGDLELHVGSRGAVEEIDADVAYDPETTDVADLELGATVDLAGGVIETDPKRTFDRDDGSEGQVRNVRLKDETGDIRVALWGEKADLDVDLADYLVVTDAEIQEGWQDDLEASAGWRSTVTVTDPPADAPGADGESGSGSESESESGSDGTGLDAFGDDGESGSGGADDGASGAPADGETVQFTGTVVQAGDPVVLDDGTETRSVDTDADLRLGEEVTVRGPIHGGRIDADEVY; encoded by the coding sequence ATGGGTGTAATCGAGGACGTCTACGAGGACCTCGACACCGACGTGGAGTTCGAGGAGTTCGAGGCCGCCGTCCACGACAAGGTCGAGCAGATGGGGGGACTCGCCGACGAGGAGACGGCGGCGATGCTCATCGCTCACGAACTGGAAGACGAGGAGGTGAGCGGCGTCGCGGACATCGACCCGGGGATGGACGAGGTGAAGTTCCTCGCGAAGGTCGTTGGGATCGGGGATCTGCGGACGTTCGAACGCGAGAGCGACGGCGACGACGACGAGGAGGCCGACGAGGGTCGCGTCGTCAACGTCGACGTGGCCGACGACACCGGGCAGGTGCGCGTCTCCTTCTGGGACCGGATGGCCCAGTCGGTCGCGGACGGCGAACTGGAGGTGGGCGACGTCCTGCGGATCAAGGGCCGTCCACAGGAGGGGTACAGCGGCGTCGAGGTGAGCGTCGATCAGGCGGAGGTCGACGAGGACGCCGAGGTGGACGTCCAGATCCAGGACACCTACCGCATCGAGGACCTCTCGCTCGGCCTGTCGGACGTGACCCTGCAGGGACTGGTGCTGGCGACGGACACGGTACGGACGTTCGACCGCGACGACGGCTCCGAGGGCCGGGTCGCCAACCTGACGCTCGGCGACGAGACGGGGCGCGTCCGGGTGACGCTGTGGGACGAGCGCGCAGACCGAGCCGAGGAACTCGACGCCGGGACGAGCGTCGAGGTGGTCGACGGCTACGTCCGGGAGCGGGACGGCGACCTGGAGTTGCACGTCGGCTCGCGGGGGGCGGTCGAGGAGATCGACGCCGACGTCGCGTACGACCCCGAGACCACGGACGTGGCCGACCTCGAACTCGGCGCGACGGTGGATCTGGCGGGCGGCGTCATCGAGACCGACCCGAAGCGGACGTTCGACCGCGACGACGGCTCCGAGGGGCAGGTCCGGAACGTCCGCCTCAAGGACGAGACGGGCGACATCCGGGTGGCGCTCTGGGGCGAGAAGGCCGACCTCGATGTCGACCTCGCGGACTACCTGGTCGTCACCGACGCCGAGATCCAGGAGGGGTGGCAGGACGACCTGGAAGCCTCGGCGGGGTGGCGATCGACGGTGACGGTCACCGATCCGCCGGCGGACGCGCCGGGTGCCGACGGCGAGAGCGGGAGCGGGAGCGAGAGCGAGAGCGAGAGCGGAAGCGACGGAACCGGACTCGACGCCTTCGGCGACGACGGCGAGAGCGGGAGCGGCGGCGCGGACGACGGCGCGAGCGGCGCCCCCGCCGACGGCGAGACGGTGCAGTTCACGGGGACGGTCGTGCAGGCTGGCGATCCGGTCGTCCTGGACGACGGGACGGAGACGCGGAGCGTCGACACGGACGCGGACCTCCGGTTGGGCGAGGAGGTGACGGTTCGCGGGCCGATCCACGGCGGGCGGATCGACGCGGACGAGGTGTACTGA
- a CDS encoding DUF309 domain-containing protein: MDASLRAGIALYNDGEHRAAHDPWEGVWLGLPDGTDDERFLHGLVQFTAAIHHARTRNWSGASGLAASAGDYLDGLASPYRGVDVAPLRRALATLAADPEVAERRRPPPIRHEGRVPGLADLRFEAAVEAAGALADEYDYDPAVVDRAAAFAREEIEAGERTLFTSTLLEFVAAAEHRGLVYRRLAEHVERREREFDDVAGLFETE; this comes from the coding sequence ATGGACGCGTCGCTCCGGGCCGGCATCGCGCTCTACAACGACGGCGAGCACCGCGCGGCCCACGATCCGTGGGAGGGCGTGTGGCTCGGTCTCCCGGACGGCACCGACGACGAGCGGTTCCTCCACGGCCTCGTCCAGTTCACCGCGGCGATCCACCACGCCCGAACCCGCAACTGGAGCGGGGCCAGCGGCCTCGCGGCGAGCGCCGGCGACTACCTCGACGGGCTGGCATCGCCGTATCGCGGCGTCGACGTGGCGCCGCTCCGGCGCGCCCTCGCGACGCTCGCGGCCGACCCCGAGGTCGCCGAGCGGCGGCGTCCGCCGCCGATCCGTCACGAGGGTCGGGTCCCCGGACTGGCAGACCTGCGCTTCGAGGCGGCCGTCGAGGCCGCCGGGGCGCTGGCCGACGAGTACGACTACGACCCCGCGGTCGTCGACCGCGCCGCCGCGTTCGCCCGCGAGGAGATCGAGGCCGGCGAGCGGACGCTGTTCACGTCGACGCTGCTGGAGTTCGTCGCCGCCGCCGAGCACCGGGGGCTGGTCTACCGGCGACTCGCCGAACACGTCGAGCGACGGGAGCGGGAGTTCGACGACGTGGCTGGGCTGTTCGAGACGGAGTGA
- the azf gene encoding NAD-dependent glucose-6-phosphate dehydrogenase Azf — protein sequence MDDPVLLTGAGGRVGQAILHGIGEAHEWRLLDREPLSSDRLPPGVTDDDVVVADVTDAEAMVEAMAGVGAVVHLAGDPRPEAPWNSVLENNIDGTQTVFEAAVEAGVEKVAFASSNHAVSAYETGERTPEMYRTDDDYLLDGTELPRPGNLYGVSKAAGETLGRYYHDTEDLSVVCVRIGNLTEGHPPRNYERGQAMWLSHRDCAHLFDRCIRADYEYEIVYGISDNERKYYSIDRAKEVLGYDPRDDSAAYTLAGDPKDDA from the coding sequence ATGGACGACCCGGTGTTACTGACGGGCGCGGGCGGACGCGTCGGGCAGGCCATCCTGCACGGGATCGGCGAGGCCCACGAGTGGCGACTCCTCGACCGGGAACCCCTGTCGAGCGACCGCCTCCCGCCGGGCGTGACCGACGACGACGTCGTCGTCGCGGACGTGACGGACGCCGAGGCGATGGTCGAGGCGATGGCCGGCGTCGGCGCCGTGGTCCACCTCGCGGGCGACCCGCGGCCCGAGGCCCCCTGGAACTCCGTGCTGGAGAACAACATCGACGGCACCCAGACGGTGTTCGAGGCGGCGGTCGAGGCGGGCGTCGAGAAGGTGGCCTTCGCCTCCTCGAACCACGCCGTCTCCGCCTACGAAACCGGCGAGCGGACCCCCGAGATGTACCGCACCGACGACGACTACCTGCTCGACGGGACGGAACTCCCCCGCCCCGGCAACCTCTACGGCGTGAGCAAGGCCGCTGGCGAGACGCTGGGGCGCTACTACCATGACACGGAGGACCTCTCCGTGGTGTGTGTCCGCATCGGCAACCTCACCGAGGGACACCCGCCCCGGAACTACGAGCGCGGGCAGGCGATGTGGCTCTCACATCGGGACTGTGCCCACCTCTTCGACCGCTGCATCCGCGCCGACTACGAGTACGAAATCGTCTACGGCATCTCCGACAACGAGCGCAAGTACTACTCCATCGACCGCGCGAAGGAGGTGCTGGGCTACGACCCGCGGGACGACTCCGCGGCGTACACGCTCGCGGGCGATCCGAAGGACGATGCGTAA
- a CDS encoding dihydroneopterin aldolase family protein: MVSDAQRACFEAGIKFGSLYHQFAGTPVSPDSAASLEAAMAEAIENQPFCASVTVDIDEAALSEAADEHGYVELTGRFMEVAMRIEYEGVVVDTEMVMEDGYPLMRLVAVE; the protein is encoded by the coding sequence ATGGTCAGCGACGCCCAGCGGGCCTGCTTCGAGGCGGGCATCAAGTTCGGATCGCTCTACCACCAGTTCGCGGGCACGCCCGTCTCCCCCGACAGCGCCGCGAGCCTCGAGGCCGCGATGGCCGAGGCCATCGAGAACCAGCCGTTCTGCGCGTCGGTCACCGTCGACATCGACGAGGCGGCGCTCTCCGAGGCGGCCGACGAGCACGGCTACGTCGAACTCACCGGCCGGTTCATGGAGGTGGCAATGCGGATCGAGTACGAGGGCGTCGTCGTCGACACGGAGATGGTCATGGAGGACGGCTATCCGTTGATGCGGCTGGTCGCGGTCGAATAG
- a CDS encoding DUF5790 family protein has protein sequence MSQTTLGDDELFGEAADEMRADVEEHLAAARAELPDADEIWETEADNVLGVLNGLRSALDAGEAEDHLRQAKKWYTMGERADAFEDAADLAAAIEDLEALIETISEAHDDASDLANTVPELRGSLEDLDADEE, from the coding sequence ATGAGTCAGACGACGCTCGGCGACGACGAACTGTTCGGCGAGGCCGCGGACGAGATGCGCGCGGACGTGGAGGAACACCTCGCGGCGGCGCGGGCGGAACTCCCCGACGCCGACGAGATCTGGGAGACCGAGGCGGACAACGTCCTCGGCGTCCTCAACGGCCTCCGGTCGGCGCTCGACGCCGGCGAGGCCGAGGACCACCTTCGCCAGGCCAAGAAGTGGTACACCATGGGTGAGCGTGCGGACGCCTTCGAGGACGCCGCCGACCTCGCGGCCGCCATCGAGGACCTCGAGGCCCTGATCGAGACCATCAGCGAGGCTCACGACGACGCGAGCGACCTCGCGAACACGGTGCCGGAACTCCGCGGCTCGCTCGAGGACCTCGACGCCGACGAGGAGTGA
- a CDS encoding creatininase family protein codes for MHLSDATWTDVRDADTDLALLPVGSTEQHGPHAPLGTDAYHAETVAAAGADRHDGEAVVAPTVPVGVAEEHRRFDGTLWASPDTFRDYVRDVIGSLAHHGFDRVVVVNGHGGNVPALGEVTARVSRHDDAYAVPFTWFEAVGDHSSEMGHGGPLETALLRATHPELVREDRIAEARERASEKWGDWVPGTGTNLAHDSDEFTENGVVGDPGAGDAERGDELLDLAADSLARLLTAVADRDPPAAADR; via the coding sequence ATGCACCTCAGCGACGCGACCTGGACCGACGTGCGCGACGCCGACACCGACCTCGCCCTCCTGCCGGTCGGGAGCACCGAACAGCACGGCCCCCACGCCCCCCTCGGAACCGACGCCTACCACGCCGAGACGGTGGCCGCGGCGGGTGCGGACCGCCACGACGGCGAGGCCGTCGTCGCGCCGACGGTGCCGGTCGGCGTCGCGGAGGAACACCGCCGCTTCGACGGGACGCTCTGGGCGTCGCCCGACACCTTCCGCGACTACGTCCGTGACGTGATCGGGAGCCTCGCCCACCACGGCTTCGACCGCGTCGTCGTCGTCAACGGCCACGGCGGGAACGTCCCGGCGCTCGGCGAGGTGACGGCGAGGGTCTCCCGCCACGACGACGCCTACGCCGTCCCCTTCACGTGGTTCGAGGCGGTCGGCGACCACAGTTCCGAGATGGGCCACGGCGGGCCGCTGGAGACGGCGCTGTTGCGCGCGACCCATCCCGAACTCGTCAGGGAGGACCGGATCGCGGAGGCCCGCGAGCGGGCGAGCGAGAAGTGGGGGGACTGGGTGCCGGGAACGGGGACGAACCTCGCCCACGACTCCGACGAGTTCACCGAGAACGGGGTGGTGGGCGATCCGGGAGCCGGCGACGCCGAGCGCGGCGACGAACTGCTGGATCTGGCGGCCGACTCGCTCGCTCGGCTGTTGACGGCGGTGGCCGACCGCGACCCGCCGGCGGCCGCCGATCGGTAG
- a CDS encoding sensor histidine kinase, whose amino-acid sequence MLHVDDDPEFVEMAATFLERADDRLAVETATSATEGLDRLADGRIDCVVCDYDMPGANGIEFLRAVREERTALPVILFTGKGSETIASEAISAGVTDYLRKGASPERYELLANRIENAVEASRSRRLLDERTRRLETLISNLPGVVYRCRNDPAWPMETVEGEVETLTGYTAGELERGAVNWGEDVVHSEDKTATWESVQEGLAADGTFEVTYRIVTADERTKWMWERGRAVASPPDGDDVLEGFITDITDRKERERELERRTAELSEFASIVSHDLRNPLNVARSRAKLARRECDTDHLDHVIRAHDRMGTLIDDLLTLARSGDRIAETEPVDLAALVERCWTDAPTADATLVADTDRTIRADRSRLRQLVENLVRNAVEHGSTSDRRVTDGADRGSGDGRTAPDGAPDGEGSAATVTVGDLDDGFYVADDGPGIPESHRDDVFDPGHSTAEEGTGFGLWIVAQVADAHGWTVDVTEGDGGGARFEFTGVDIVD is encoded by the coding sequence GTGCTCCACGTCGACGACGACCCGGAGTTCGTCGAGATGGCGGCGACCTTCCTCGAGCGCGCGGACGACCGACTCGCCGTCGAGACGGCGACGAGCGCCACGGAGGGACTGGACCGACTCGCCGACGGGCGGATCGACTGTGTGGTCTGCGATTACGACATGCCGGGGGCGAACGGCATCGAGTTCCTCAGAGCCGTCCGCGAGGAGCGGACGGCACTCCCCGTCATCCTCTTCACCGGGAAGGGCTCGGAGACGATAGCCAGCGAGGCCATCTCCGCCGGCGTGACCGACTACCTCCGGAAGGGAGCGAGCCCCGAGCGGTACGAACTGCTCGCCAACCGGATCGAGAACGCCGTCGAGGCCTCCCGATCCCGGCGGTTGCTCGACGAGCGGACCCGCCGGCTGGAGACGCTCATCAGCAACCTCCCCGGCGTCGTCTACCGCTGCCGGAACGACCCGGCGTGGCCGATGGAGACCGTCGAGGGCGAAGTCGAGACGCTCACCGGCTACACCGCCGGGGAACTGGAGCGCGGGGCGGTGAACTGGGGCGAGGACGTCGTCCACTCCGAGGACAAGACGGCGACGTGGGAGTCCGTGCAGGAGGGGCTCGCGGCCGACGGGACGTTCGAGGTGACCTACCGGATCGTCACCGCGGACGAGCGAACGAAGTGGATGTGGGAGCGTGGCCGGGCCGTGGCGTCGCCCCCCGACGGCGACGACGTGCTGGAGGGGTTCATCACCGACATCACGGACCGCAAGGAGCGGGAGCGGGAACTCGAACGGCGGACCGCCGAACTCTCGGAGTTCGCCAGCATCGTCTCCCACGACCTCCGCAACCCGCTGAACGTCGCCCGGAGCCGCGCGAAACTGGCCCGACGGGAGTGCGACACCGACCACCTCGATCACGTGATCCGTGCCCACGACCGCATGGGGACGCTGATCGACGATCTGCTGACCCTCGCCCGGAGCGGCGACCGGATCGCCGAGACGGAGCCGGTCGACCTCGCCGCCCTCGTCGAGCGCTGCTGGACCGACGCCCCCACCGCCGACGCGACGCTCGTCGCCGACACCGACCGGACGATCCGGGCGGACCGGAGCCGACTCCGGCAGCTCGTCGAGAACCTCGTTCGGAACGCGGTGGAACACGGCTCGACGAGCGACCGACGCGTCACCGACGGCGCCGACCGCGGATCGGGCGACGGTCGGACGGCGCCCGACGGGGCGCCGGACGGCGAGGGCTCCGCGGCGACCGTCACCGTCGGCGATCTGGACGACGGCTTCTACGTCGCGGACGACGGTCCCGGGATTCCCGAGTCGCACCGCGACGACGTGTTCGACCCCGGCCACTCGACGGCCGAGGAGGGCACCGGATTCGGGCTGTGGATCGTCGCGCAGGTGGCCGACGCCCACGGCTGGACGGTCGACGTGACCGAGGGCGACGGCGGCGGCGCACGCTTCGAGTTCACGGGCGTCGACATCGTCGACTGA
- a CDS encoding ABC transporter ATP-binding protein produces MDVPADDDPFEEQRARTANPMRRLFAEYGRERSGLFAVGVVASILARMLDLLPPLLLGVAVDAIFLDEGPFELPLVPDAWLPTDPERQFWFIVGVVLVSFLGGAALHWVRNWGWNRFAQHVQHAVRTDTYDAMQRLNMTFFADKQTGEMMSVLSNDVNRLERFLNDGLNAAFRLGVMVVGIAALLLWMNPQLAVVALLPVPLIAVFTYRFVDTIQPKYAEVRSTVGQVNSRLENNLGGIQVIKTSNTEGYEADRVEEVSGDYFDANWDAIETRIKFFPGLRVLAGVGFALTFTVGGLWVFRGEGPWLFTGELRPGQFVAFILYTQRFIWPMAQFGQIINMYQRAYASAARIFGLMDENAGIDEAPDATELVVDAGRVEYDDVTFGYDEEPILDGVSFEAAGGDTLALVGPTGAGKSTALKLLLRMYDVDEGSIRVDGQDVRDVTLASLRSAVGYVSQETFLFYGTVRENITYGTFDADDEAVRAAAEAAEAHEFVSNLPDGYDTMVGERGVKLSGGQRQRLAIARAMLKDPDVLVLDEATSDVDTETEMLIQRSLDRLTADRTTFVVAHRLSTVKDADTIVVLDDGEVVERGTHEELLGADGLYANLWGVQAGEIDDLPEEFVERATRRGARTDLDDGELRAPGSGTESDDD; encoded by the coding sequence ATGGACGTCCCGGCGGACGACGACCCCTTCGAGGAACAGCGAGCGCGGACGGCCAACCCGATGCGGCGGCTGTTCGCCGAGTACGGCCGGGAGCGGTCGGGCCTCTTCGCCGTCGGCGTCGTCGCCAGCATCCTCGCCCGGATGCTCGACCTGTTGCCCCCGCTCCTCCTGGGCGTCGCGGTCGACGCCATCTTCCTCGACGAGGGGCCCTTCGAACTACCGCTGGTGCCGGACGCGTGGCTCCCGACCGATCCCGAGCGGCAGTTCTGGTTCATCGTCGGCGTCGTCCTCGTTTCGTTCCTCGGGGGCGCGGCCCTCCACTGGGTGCGAAACTGGGGGTGGAACCGCTTCGCACAGCACGTCCAGCACGCCGTCCGGACCGACACCTACGACGCGATGCAGCGGCTCAACATGACGTTCTTCGCCGACAAGCAGACGGGGGAGATGATGTCGGTGCTCTCGAACGACGTGAACCGGCTGGAGCGGTTCCTCAACGACGGCCTGAACGCCGCCTTCCGGCTGGGCGTGATGGTCGTCGGCATCGCCGCGCTGTTGCTGTGGATGAACCCGCAACTCGCCGTCGTCGCCCTCCTGCCCGTGCCGCTGATCGCCGTCTTCACCTACCGCTTCGTCGACACCATCCAGCCGAAGTACGCCGAGGTGCGCTCGACGGTCGGGCAGGTGAACTCCCGGCTGGAGAACAACCTCGGCGGCATCCAGGTCATCAAGACGAGCAACACCGAGGGCTACGAGGCCGACCGGGTCGAGGAGGTGTCGGGCGACTACTTCGACGCCAACTGGGACGCCATCGAGACGCGGATCAAGTTCTTCCCCGGCCTCCGGGTGCTCGCTGGCGTCGGCTTCGCGCTCACCTTCACCGTCGGCGGCCTCTGGGTGTTCCGCGGGGAGGGGCCGTGGCTGTTCACCGGCGAACTCCGCCCCGGCCAGTTCGTCGCCTTCATCCTCTACACCCAGCGGTTCATCTGGCCCATGGCGCAGTTCGGGCAGATCATCAACATGTACCAGCGGGCGTACGCCTCCGCCGCCCGCATCTTCGGGCTGATGGACGAGAACGCCGGCATCGACGAGGCCCCCGACGCCACGGAACTCGTCGTCGACGCGGGGCGAGTCGAGTACGACGACGTGACCTTCGGCTACGACGAGGAGCCCATCCTCGACGGCGTCTCCTTCGAGGCCGCGGGCGGGGACACGCTCGCGCTGGTGGGGCCGACCGGTGCCGGGAAGTCGACGGCGCTGAAGCTCCTGCTCCGGATGTACGACGTGGACGAGGGGTCGATCAGGGTCGACGGACAGGACGTGCGCGACGTGACCCTCGCCAGCCTCCGGAGCGCCGTCGGCTACGTCAGCCAGGAGACGTTCCTCTTCTACGGCACCGTCCGCGAGAACATCACGTACGGCACCTTCGACGCCGACGACGAGGCGGTGCGGGCCGCCGCGGAGGCCGCCGAGGCCCACGAGTTCGTCTCGAACCTGCCCGACGGCTACGACACGATGGTCGGCGAGCGCGGCGTGAAGCTCTCGGGTGGCCAGCGTCAGCGCCTCGCCATCGCGCGGGCGATGCTGAAGGATCCCGACGTCCTCGTCCTCGACGAGGCGACCAGCGACGTCGACACCGAGACGGAGATGCTGATCCAGCGGTCGCTGGATCGGCTGACCGCCGACCGCACCACGTTCGTCGTCGCGCACCGCCTCTCGACGGTGAAAGACGCCGACACCATCGTCGTCCTCGACGACGGCGAGGTGGTCGAGCGCGGCACCCACGAGGAACTGCTCGGGGCCGACGGGCTCTACGCCAACCTCTGGGGCGTGCAGGCCGGGGAAATCGACGACCTTCCCGAGGAGTTCGTCGAGCGAGCGACGCGGCGGGGGGCGCGGACCGACCTCGACGACGGGGAGCTACGCGCCCCGGGGAGCGGGACGGAGTCCGACGACGACTGA